A section of the bacterium genome encodes:
- a CDS encoding glycosyltransferase family A protein, with product MLPKVTYGMIVLNGEPFIRYNLRALYRFAHEIIVVEGAVRAAADIATPDGHSTDGTLHTLRSFKDQEDCENKLIIITAEDEGYPDGFWPGEKHEQSHAYAKRATGEYLWQIDVDEFYKPEDMGAVLEMLRREPNITAVSFKSITFWGGFDYITNGWYLRRGAEIYHRLFKWGPGHRYVTHRPPTVHDSQGRDLRELKWVNGYQLAQQGIFLYHYSLVFPKQVQDKCNYYSQAEWATHARASREWAQRNFLHLEEPFRVHNVYAYPSWLERFVGSHPTQIEEMRKDIAAGRLRITTRRVDDIECLLSSRYYLTARALLKFLYYGHRLWKDHLGPRCNRARWLMMLPLRSVGKGWRLMQRIIK from the coding sequence ATGTTACCCAAGGTTACCTATGGAATGATCGTGCTCAACGGGGAGCCTTTTATCCGTTACAACTTGCGAGCATTGTATCGGTTTGCTCACGAAATCATCGTCGTGGAAGGCGCAGTGCGAGCTGCTGCCGACATTGCCACGCCCGATGGCCATTCGACCGATGGTACACTGCACACCTTGAGGTCCTTCAAGGACCAAGAGGATTGTGAGAACAAGCTTATCATCATTACGGCTGAAGATGAGGGGTATCCTGACGGCTTTTGGCCGGGAGAAAAGCATGAGCAAAGCCATGCTTATGCTAAACGGGCGACGGGGGAATATCTTTGGCAGATTGACGTAGATGAGTTTTACAAACCAGAAGACATGGGGGCCGTCTTGGAGATGCTTAGACGTGAGCCCAACATTACCGCGGTGTCTTTTAAGAGCATCACTTTTTGGGGAGGTTTTGATTACATAACTAATGGATGGTATTTGCGGCGGGGAGCTGAGATATATCACCGACTTTTCAAATGGGGACCAGGCCACCGATATGTAACTCATCGTCCCCCGACCGTGCATGATTCCCAAGGGCGAGATTTACGTGAACTAAAGTGGGTAAACGGATATCAATTGGCTCAACAAGGAATCTTTCTATACCATTACTCTTTAGTCTTTCCTAAACAAGTGCAGGACAAATGTAACTACTACAGTCAAGCCGAATGGGCGACCCATGCACGAGCATCGCGAGAATGGGCACAGCGTAATTTCCTTCACCTGGAAGAACCCTTTCGGGTTCACAATGTTTATGCTTATCCGAGTTGGCTGGAGCGGTTTGTCGGTTCGCATCCTACACAAATAGAGGAAATGCGCAAGGACATTGCCGCTGGTAGGCTTCGTATAACTACCCGAAGAGTGGATGACATCGAATGCCTTCTGAGTTCACGCTATTATCTCACAGCTCGTGCTCTGCTCAAATTCTTGTATTATGGGCATCGACTCTGGAAGGATCATCTGGGACCCCGGTGCAATCGCGCTCGGTGGTTGATGATGCTGCCGCTCAGGTCCGTGGGAAAAGGCTGGCGACTAATGCAGCGAATCATTAAGTAA
- a CDS encoding glycosyltransferase family 2 protein, which produces MIQISVIICTYNRANMIVRVLESLKKQTLNRDLYEVIVVDNASTDATLEVVENFQASHRDCNIILVREDILGLGHARNTGLRYASGAYVAFIDDDAKASADWLETALRCFEEVEPSPIGIGGPILPFYELPKPKWFKDEYEIRTWGKQSRFLKKGESFSGSNMFFRKEIFEMYEGFDVRVGVKGEYLSVGEETALFEKIWELKDDAVFFYSPQLLVFHAVPNYKMTVSYQLKRAFATGQAWYLRHGPKSCRRRWGLVAKTFVRIAKIGASALLHKRKYFFYQNWLTEEFAPIAVEVGRLACCLRLSILVKQR; this is translated from the coding sequence GTGATTCAGATATCGGTCATCATCTGCACTTACAACCGTGCCAATATGATTGTGAGAGTTTTGGAAAGCCTGAAAAAGCAAACTCTTAATAGAGATCTCTATGAAGTTATTGTTGTGGATAATGCTTCGACGGATGCTACCCTTGAAGTTGTGGAGAACTTTCAAGCTTCGCATCGGGACTGCAACATTATATTAGTGCGGGAAGATATCCTTGGACTGGGACATGCGAGGAACACAGGGCTACGCTATGCCAGTGGAGCATATGTGGCTTTTATAGATGACGATGCCAAAGCAAGTGCTGATTGGCTCGAGACAGCTCTGCGCTGCTTTGAAGAAGTCGAACCCTCACCCATTGGTATCGGCGGGCCTATATTACCTTTTTACGAGTTGCCTAAGCCCAAATGGTTTAAAGATGAGTATGAAATCAGAACGTGGGGTAAACAATCACGATTTCTTAAAAAGGGAGAATCATTCTCCGGCAGCAATATGTTTTTTAGAAAAGAAATCTTTGAAATGTATGAGGGCTTCGATGTGAGAGTTGGGGTGAAAGGGGAATATTTATCTGTTGGCGAGGAAACTGCTCTTTTTGAGAAAATTTGGGAGCTAAAAGATGATGCTGTTTTTTTCTACTCGCCACAATTGCTGGTGTTTCACGCAGTACCCAATTATAAGATGACCGTCTCTTATCAACTCAAGAGAGCCTTTGCTACAGGACAAGCCTGGTACTTACGGCATGGTCCTAAATCGTGTCGACGGCGATGGGGACTGGTGGCAAAAACGTTTGTCCGTATCGCAAAAATAGGTGCTTCCGCACTTTTGCATAAAAGAAAATATTTCTTTTATCAAAATTGGTTGACTGAAGAGTTTGCTCCAATTGCGGTTGAAGTAGGCCGTCTTGCCTGTTGCCTAAGGCTCTCCATTTTGGTGAAGCAAAGATAG
- a CDS encoding glycosyltransferase has translation MTRNPLVSIVLPTYNGGSGYLDQAVQSCLSQTYSNWELIIVDDGSTDDTQAQIARYVGGDGNRIRSVRHETNRGLPAGLNTGFAEAKGLYLTWTSDDNCYRPQALDEMVAVLESHPGIDIVYTDYSNIDDEDNLLGRVTISDPELLLRGNAIGPCFLYRRRVYEKIGGYAEDLFLAEDYDFWLRASIWFRLQPLHKDLYLYRRHGRSLTAKHQREIRLATEKALARNCAHMRWAGRTGRAKGYLRLAELARARHDKKRELEYLLRAMWYSPGLFVSKIAFGVVLRIW, from the coding sequence ATGACGCGCAACCCATTAGTTTCCATCGTATTGCCAACCTATAATGGTGGCTCAGGATATTTGGATCAAGCAGTTCAGAGTTGTCTGTCCCAAACATATTCCAACTGGGAACTCATCATCGTGGACGATGGATCAACCGATGATACACAAGCCCAAATCGCCCGATATGTGGGGGGAGACGGCAATCGTATTCGTTCCGTGCGACACGAGACAAACCGCGGGTTGCCAGCCGGGTTAAATACGGGTTTTGCCGAAGCAAAGGGCCTTTACCTGACTTGGACTTCTGACGACAACTGCTACCGTCCGCAGGCGCTTGATGAAATGGTGGCCGTTTTGGAATCTCATCCTGGAATCGACATTGTTTATACGGATTATAGCAATATTGATGACGAAGACAATCTCCTTGGCCGAGTGACGATCTCTGACCCGGAATTGCTCTTGCGAGGAAACGCTATCGGACCATGTTTTCTTTATCGACGCAGGGTCTACGAAAAAATTGGTGGATACGCTGAGGACCTATTTTTGGCAGAGGACTATGATTTTTGGCTAAGAGCATCAATTTGGTTCCGATTACAACCCTTGCACAAAGATCTGTACCTTTATCGACGCCATGGCCGATCATTGACAGCAAAGCACCAGAGAGAAATCAGGCTAGCAACTGAAAAGGCTTTGGCCCGAAACTGTGCTCATATGAGATGGGCGGGCAGGACCGGTAGGGCCAAGGGTTATTTGCGTCTGGCTGAGCTGGCACGTGCGCGCCATGACAAGAAGAGGGAGCTGGAGTATTTGCTCCGGGCGATGTGGTATTCCCCAGGTCTCTTTGTTTCTAAGATTGCCTTTGGTGTAGTGTTAAGGATTTGGTAA
- the wecB gene encoding UDP-N-acetylglucosamine 2-epimerase (non-hydrolyzing): protein MAPVIRELAGHQDRVRSVVCVTGQHREMLDQVLGLFDIQPDYDLNIMRPDQALSQLTADIFTRLDPVVKEIRPDWILAQGDTTTVLVAALVAYYHRVPFGHVEAGLRTGDRFRPFPEEVNRRIADSLADLLFAPTERARQALLREGCPEDRILVTGNTVIDALLAVAAQPYDWSNGPLAGIPNDLRLILITAHRRESFGSPLREICLAIRELAMKFSSDGVHFVYPVHLNPNVRRPVLEILSGLPNVSLPEPLDYLSFVHLMKRSALILTDSGGIQEEAPSLGVPVLVMRETTERPEAITSGVARLVGTERRRIMEEATRLLTDADAYAAMTRGMNPYGDGKAAKRIVSALLKRTRA from the coding sequence ATGGCTCCTGTGATCAGGGAACTTGCCGGGCATCAGGATCGGGTGCGATCGGTGGTTTGCGTTACCGGTCAGCATCGGGAGATGCTGGACCAGGTTCTGGGACTGTTTGACATCCAGCCAGATTACGATTTGAACATCATGCGGCCTGATCAGGCTTTGTCCCAGTTGACCGCCGATATTTTCACAAGACTGGATCCCGTTGTGAAAGAGATACGACCCGATTGGATACTTGCCCAGGGTGATACAACAACTGTTCTGGTGGCCGCGCTGGTGGCTTATTATCATAGGGTGCCCTTTGGACATGTTGAAGCGGGCCTGCGCACTGGTGATCGGTTCAGGCCATTTCCAGAGGAAGTGAACCGGCGCATTGCCGACAGCCTAGCAGACCTTCTCTTCGCTCCTACGGAGCGTGCCCGGCAGGCTCTGCTGCGAGAAGGTTGCCCGGAAGACCGAATCCTGGTGACGGGGAACACGGTGATTGATGCCCTGTTGGCCGTGGCCGCGCAACCGTATGACTGGTCTAATGGCCCTTTGGCCGGTATTCCTAACGACCTTCGTCTGATCTTGATCACAGCCCACCGGCGGGAAAGTTTTGGATCGCCCTTACGGGAGATTTGCCTCGCGATTCGGGAACTGGCCATGAAATTCTCTTCGGATGGCGTGCATTTTGTCTACCCCGTGCACTTAAATCCCAATGTGCGCCGCCCGGTATTGGAAATTCTCTCCGGCCTGCCAAACGTGAGCCTACCGGAGCCGCTGGACTATCTCTCTTTTGTCCATTTGATGAAGCGTTCAGCCCTGATCTTGACCGACTCGGGCGGCATTCAGGAGGAAGCCCCGAGCCTGGGCGTACCGGTCCTAGTTATGCGTGAGACCACTGAGCGGCCTGAGGCGATTACATCAGGTGTAGCCCGATTGGTTGGTACCGAGCGCCGTCGCATAATGGAGGAGGCCACTCGGCTTCTGACAGATGCAGATGCATACGCGGCTATGACGAGGGGTATGAACCCGTACGGTGACGGAAAGGCCGCGAAAAGGATCGTATCAGCTTTGTTAAAGCGTACAAGAGCATGA
- a CDS encoding methyltransferase domain-containing protein, giving the protein MFRSINAVLSNWRVRRVGIRLSCASRVLTWLRSHELPNGGIRVHSAHSNAYPKLTGYLIPTLLRYGERDLAMRLLRWLMVIQRGDGAYTDPDGGLPYVFDTAQVLRGLLAGADLESGALTAARRAADYLCSRMVDGGRGGFGVRCQGDIPESVHLYALPPLVEAADRLDCPTYRVAAERCLDYYAEHPQALQMDILTHFLGYELEALIELGRAELALPVLDRLRGEQMADGAVRGKAGVRWVCTPGLAQLAICWYKVGQWEPADKALAWLEAHQQPSGGFLGSNGPGADYFPNVELSWAAKFYLDAHLLRTLAFFERNAHIFPETVAADDRRLQALLAVIRPHDRVLEVGCGKGRFLKAIKAVHPAADCMGVDISPALLAHIPADIAARQGALEAIPCADDHFDVVFSVEAIEHSTNLQAAVAEMIRVARPGGWVVIVDKQQTQWGRLACPPWERWPAAEELAALLRRGCDNVAWEPVGYEGHPADGLMLAWRGQKRSPLSGAAWNETLVAKADRQALIERVRSNQRTPWALEVLLATAPGERVLEIGSGTGEISLGLALAGRQVTILDISQQSLDFAQACAADLGLRLEAVCSDAQQPLPFPNDFFDCVWSSGLLEHFTPAERRAMLREWRRVARGRVISLVPNAASVAYRMGKALMEREGRWPYGLEIPILSLREDFEAVGLYVMSECSVGEKHALSFLPADHPLRKALSSWIESMSLEELRDCNQGYLLVTIGVKYPGGPGC; this is encoded by the coding sequence TTGTTCAGATCCATCAACGCAGTTTTGAGCAATTGGCGTGTGAGGAGAGTCGGAATCCGTCTCTCTTGTGCATCGCGTGTCCTCACCTGGCTGCGCTCTCATGAGCTTCCCAACGGTGGCATCCGCGTCCATTCTGCCCATTCCAACGCCTATCCAAAGTTAACGGGCTACCTCATCCCCACCCTTCTTCGCTACGGCGAGCGCGACCTGGCCATGCGATTGCTCCGCTGGCTTATGGTGATTCAGCGCGGGGACGGCGCCTATACCGACCCGGACGGCGGCCTGCCCTATGTCTTCGACACGGCTCAAGTCTTGCGCGGGCTACTGGCCGGGGCTGACCTGGAGTCCGGCGCGCTGACGGCGGCCCGCCGCGCCGCCGACTATCTGTGCAGCCGGATGGTGGACGGTGGGCGAGGCGGCTTCGGCGTGCGCTGCCAGGGCGACATCCCCGAGAGCGTCCACCTGTACGCGCTGCCGCCGCTGGTCGAGGCCGCCGACCGGCTGGACTGTCCTACCTATCGGGTCGCGGCGGAACGCTGTCTGGACTATTACGCCGAGCATCCCCAGGCGCTGCAGATGGACATCCTGACCCATTTCCTGGGTTACGAGTTGGAAGCCCTGATTGAGCTAGGTCGCGCCGAACTGGCGTTGCCCGTCTTGGACCGGCTGCGCGGGGAGCAGATGGCCGATGGCGCCGTGCGAGGCAAGGCAGGCGTTCGCTGGGTCTGCACCCCCGGCCTTGCGCAACTGGCGATCTGCTGGTACAAGGTCGGCCAGTGGGAGCCCGCTGACAAGGCGCTGGCCTGGCTGGAGGCGCATCAGCAGCCCTCTGGCGGTTTTCTCGGGAGCAATGGCCCAGGTGCAGACTACTTTCCTAATGTCGAACTGTCCTGGGCGGCCAAATTCTACCTGGACGCCCATCTCCTGCGGACGCTAGCGTTCTTCGAGCGCAACGCCCATATCTTCCCCGAGACGGTTGCGGCTGACGACCGCCGTCTGCAGGCGCTCCTGGCCGTCATCCGGCCCCACGACCGGGTTCTGGAGGTGGGGTGCGGCAAGGGCCGTTTCCTGAAGGCCATCAAGGCAGTTCATCCTGCCGCCGACTGTATGGGCGTGGACATCTCGCCAGCTCTGCTGGCACACATCCCGGCCGATATTGCCGCCCGTCAGGGCGCGCTGGAGGCGATCCCCTGCGCCGACGATCACTTCGACGTGGTCTTTTCCGTGGAAGCGATCGAACATTCGACCAACCTGCAGGCCGCAGTGGCCGAGATGATCCGTGTGGCGCGGCCGGGTGGATGGGTGGTCATCGTGGACAAGCAGCAGACGCAATGGGGGCGCCTGGCTTGTCCGCCGTGGGAGCGCTGGCCGGCGGCGGAAGAACTGGCCGCCTTGCTGCGCCGGGGTTGCGACAACGTCGCTTGGGAACCGGTCGGCTACGAGGGCCATCCTGCCGACGGTTTGATGTTGGCTTGGCGCGGCCAGAAACGCTCCCCTCTCAGCGGTGCCGCCTGGAACGAGACCCTGGTGGCAAAAGCCGACCGCCAGGCGCTCATTGAACGTGTGCGCAGCAATCAACGTACGCCGTGGGCACTGGAGGTGCTGCTGGCGACGGCGCCCGGGGAACGCGTCCTGGAGATTGGCAGCGGCACTGGTGAGATTTCGCTGGGTCTGGCGCTGGCCGGCCGCCAGGTAACCATCCTGGACATCAGCCAGCAGAGCTTGGATTTCGCCCAAGCTTGCGCCGCGGACCTGGGCCTGAGGCTTGAAGCCGTGTGCAGCGACGCCCAGCAACCGTTGCCGTTCCCAAATGACTTTTTCGACTGTGTGTGGAGTTCAGGCCTGCTGGAACACTTTACACCGGCAGAGCGCCGCGCCATGCTGCGGGAGTGGCGCCGCGTGGCGCGCGGCCGCGTGATCTCGCTGGTCCCCAACGCCGCCAGCGTGGCTTATCGGATGGGCAAGGCGTTGATGGAACGGGAGGGGCGCTGGCCCTACGGCCTGGAGATACCCATCCTTTCGCTTCGTGAAGACTTTGAGGCTGTAGGGCTGTATGTGATGTCGGAATGCTCCGTAGGAGAAAAACATGCTCTCTCCTTTCTGCCTGCTGATCATCCGCTTCGCAAGGCCTTATCAAGCTGGATAGAAAGCATGTCGCTGGAAGAGTTACGAGACTGCAATCAGGGCTATCTGCTGGTAACCATTGGCGTGAAGTATCCTGGGGGGCCCGGGTGTTAA
- a CDS encoding glycosyltransferase family 4 protein, giving the protein MFPYGKTDLITLWLGMMVSLSSSALRLVVIPSDPIDAYKRKGIDSWLESYYNPQKMFREVFALSPLEKGERRAYGMTIIGASERGFSKVLRHIRPDIVRAYGGFWPADLACRYRLPDVPVIVSVHDTNPSLLHRSVRYADLVICISAAVEELVLGKGVDPKRIRRLPNRVDTKVFYPIRDEDRLRSIARRFPPGRHILHVGRKSHEKNLDTLIRALQFLPADYSCVFVGLGDASPYISLAEQIGVADRCFWVGSVKNPELPLWYSWCDCFCVPSRWEGFGMVFIEAAACGAPIVTSDIAPMNEYLTYDGNACLVREYENPSALAEAIRKVCEDTEYRQTISAGAVKAAQRFDRSIVDAMEVAIYRDSLAMPPLSLGKWAQWAIWRAQETLAESSVPTMGKRIVRRVSREANRFRRE; this is encoded by the coding sequence TTGTTTCCCTATGGAAAGACGGATTTGATTACATTGTGGTTAGGGATGATGGTTTCGTTGAGCAGTAGTGCATTACGCCTGGTTGTAATTCCTTCTGACCCTATTGATGCTTACAAGCGGAAAGGGATCGATTCGTGGTTGGAGAGCTATTACAATCCACAGAAGATGTTTCGTGAAGTCTTCGCACTGAGCCCACTGGAAAAAGGTGAACGGAGAGCATATGGCATGACCATCATCGGCGCCTCGGAACGTGGATTTTCTAAGGTTTTGCGACACATCCGACCTGATATTGTGCGGGCTTATGGTGGATTTTGGCCAGCGGATCTGGCGTGTCGCTATCGCTTGCCCGATGTTCCGGTGATTGTCAGTGTGCATGATACCAACCCTTCATTACTGCATCGGTCTGTTCGCTACGCCGACCTTGTAATATGCATATCCGCAGCAGTGGAGGAACTGGTTCTGGGAAAAGGGGTAGACCCGAAGCGAATTCGGAGGTTACCCAACAGGGTTGATACGAAGGTGTTCTATCCCATTAGGGATGAAGACCGTCTTCGATCCATCGCCCGTCGTTTCCCTCCCGGGAGACACATTTTGCATGTGGGACGAAAATCTCACGAGAAGAATCTCGATACGCTTATTCGGGCTCTGCAGTTTCTTCCGGCTGATTACTCATGTGTTTTTGTTGGCTTGGGCGATGCTAGTCCGTATATATCTCTTGCCGAGCAGATTGGGGTGGCAGATCGCTGTTTTTGGGTGGGATCCGTCAAGAATCCGGAACTCCCTCTGTGGTACTCTTGGTGCGACTGCTTTTGTGTGCCCAGCCGATGGGAAGGATTCGGGATGGTTTTCATTGAAGCCGCGGCCTGTGGAGCACCCATCGTAACTTCCGACATTGCGCCGATGAATGAGTATCTAACCTATGATGGAAATGCTTGTTTAGTTAGAGAATATGAGAACCCCTCCGCGTTGGCAGAGGCGATTCGCAAGGTTTGCGAAGACACCGAATACCGACAGACCATATCTGCCGGCGCAGTTAAGGCAGCACAGCGGTTTGATCGCAGCATTGTTGATGCAATGGAGGTGGCAATTTATCGGGATTCCCTGGCGATGCCTCCGCTCTCTTTGGGCAAGTGGGCCCAATGGGCTATCTGGCGGGCACAGGAAACGCTTGCTGAGTCCAGCGTACCGACTATGGGCAAGCGCATCGTTCGTCGTGTCAGTCGTGAAGCGAACCGGTTTCGAAGAGAATGA
- a CDS encoding methyltransferase domain-containing protein yields MAALPFADKTFDFAYAHHVFEHLPDPKRAFAEMCRIVNAGPIETPFHICRDRIWTAIPSLVGHGAW; encoded by the coding sequence TTGGCCGCGCTACCATTTGCCGATAAAACTTTTGATTTCGCTTATGCACATCACGTCTTTGAGCACTTGCCAGATCCGAAGAGAGCTTTTGCTGAAATGTGTCGTATAGTTAACGCGGGGCCAATTGAAACACCTTTCCATATTTGCCGAGATCGCATTTGGACGGCCATACCATCTTTGGTTGGTCATGGCGCGTGGTAA